Proteins encoded together in one Hylaeus volcanicus isolate JK05 chromosome 3, UHH_iyHylVolc1.0_haploid, whole genome shotgun sequence window:
- the LOC128874065 gene encoding spectrin beta chain isoform X2: MTTDISVVRGVWDPTLQQEIVDEYEYDGGNSSSRLFERSRIKALAGERELVQKKTFQKWVNSHLVRCSCRIGDLYVDLRDGKMLIKLLEILSGERLPRPTKGKMRIHCLENVDKALQFLREQRVHLENMGSHDIVDGNPRLSLGLIWTIILRFQIQDITIEETDNQETKSAKDALLLWCQMKTAGYHNVNVRNFTTSWRDGLAFNAIIHKHRPDLIQFDKLSKSNAIYNLNNAFNVAEDKLGLTKLLDAEDIFVDHPDEKSIITYVVTYYHYFSKMKQETVQGKRIGKVVGIAMENDRMIHEYESLTSDLLRWIEGTIEALGDRRFANSLVGVQSQLSQFSNYRTVEKPPKFVEKGNLEVLLFTLQSKMRANNQKPYTPKEGKMIADINKAWERLEKAEHERELALREELIRQEKLEQLAARFNRKASMRETWLSENQRLVSQDNFGFDLAAVEAAAKKHEAIETDIFAYEERVQAVMAVSQELEAENYHDIERINARKDNVLRLWNYLIELLHARRMRLELSLQLQQNFQEMLYILDSMEEIKIRLLTDDYGKHLMGVEDLLQKHSLVEADINVLGERVKAVVQQSQRFLEHGEGYRPCDPTIIVERVQQLEDAYAELVRLAVERRARLEESRKLWQFYWDMADEENWIKEKEQIVSTGDIGHDLTTINLLLSKHKALENEIQSHEPQLMSVAAVGDELVRQQHFGSDRIQERLEEILGMWNHLLDLAAFRRKRLEEAVDYHQLFADADDIDIWMLDTLRLVSSEDVGRDEANVQSLLKKHKDVTDELKNYATTIDQLHQQASGLGEQDAKSSEVLERLASIDSRYKELMELAKLRKQRLLDALSLYKLFSESDGVEQWIGEKNRMLETMVPAKDIEDVEIMKHRYNGFEKEMYANASRVAVVNQLARQLLHVEHPNSEQIVARQNELNQKWAELRDKAENKRDELNSAHGVQTFHIECRETVSWIEDKKRILQQTDSLEMDLTGVMTLQRRLSGMERDLAAIQAKLDALEMEAQNIQQQNLEDPEMIRERITQIHTIWEQLTQMLKERDAKLEEAGDLHRFLRDLDHFQTWLTKTQTDVASEDTPTTLADAEKLLTQHQNIKEEIDNYTDDYQKMMEYGERLTSEAGDGDTQYMFLRERLNALKMGWEELHQMWYNRQILLSNSLNLQVFDRDARQAEVLLSQQEHILAKDETPTNFEQAEHMIKRHEAFMTTMDANDEKINSVVQFAGRLVDEGHFAADKVKKKAENINDRRRINREKANQYMEKLKDQLQLQMFLQDCEELGEWVQEKHITAQDETYRSAKTVHSKWTRHQAFEAEIASNKDRLQQLQQAAEELIKQKPDLAEIIKPKVAELADQFEELETTTHDKGERLFDANREVLIHQTCDDIDSWMNELEKQIESTDTGSDLASVNILMQKQQMIETQMAVKARQVTELDKQAEHLQRTVPDDKMEEIKCKKEKVAQRFAQLKAPLIDRQRHLEKKKEAFQFRRDVEDEKLWIAEKMPQATSTEYGNSLFNVHMLKKKNQSLRTEIENHEPRINLVCNNGQKLIDEEHEDSPEFRKLISELTEKWKELKDAVDDRNKHLLQNEKAQQYFFDATEAESWMSEQELYMMVEDRGKDEISAQNLMKKHESLEHAVEDYAETIRQLGETARQLINDQHPLADQIAVKQSQVDKLYAGLKDLAGERRAKLDEALQLFMLNREVDDLEQWIAERELVAGSHELGQDYDHVTLLWERFKEFARDTEAIGSERVAAVNGIADSLIAAGHSDAATIAEWKDGLNEVWQDLLELIETRTQMLQASRELHKFFHDCKDVLGRILEKQNAMSDDLGRDAGSVSALQRKHGNFMQDLSTLQSQVSQIQEESAKLQASYAGDKAREITNREGEVVASWNNLQSLCDERRAKLEDTGDLFRFFNMVRTLMIWMDDVVRQMNTSEKPRDVAGVELLMNNHQSLKAEIDAREDNLMACINLGKDLLARNHYASTQIKEKLAALTDHRNALLHRWEERWENLQLILEVYQFARDAAVAEAWLIAQEPYLMSQELGHTIDEVENLIKKHEAFEKSAAAQEERFSALHRLTTFELKELKRREQEREEEEKRKKEEAAAAEAARLAKATPVTSPDEPPSERAEADGVTSGERPAGEDESHVHAQKPARLSMRGEATPSATSSPMKSAQGLSSPTTPKGGSGSESGTLRRKERSRSKSPFRSFRWRKSAKSPSLDRSGVSDDERSISEQRSPTDDEFEGVLQRKHEWESTTKKASNRSWHKVYMVVRGQSLCVYTDQKSYKAAPDQSYKGESPLDLRGATITVANDYTKKKHVFRVKSQSGSDFLFQAKDDAEMNEWVTMLNQAAQGASGASTSRAHTLPAPTQAETKRRSFFTLKKN, from the exons ATGACGACCGACATCTCGGTGGTGCGAGGGGTTTGGGACCCCACGTTACAACAAGAGATTGTCGATGAGTACGAATACGACGGGGGAAACTCGAGCTCGAGACTTTTCGAACGTTCACGGATCAAGGCGTTAGCTG GTGAACGTGAATTGGTACAAAAAAAGACTTTCCAGAAATGGGTAAACTCCCATTTGGTTCGGTGTTCATGCCGAATCGGCGATTTGTACGTCGATCTCCGAGACGGGAAGATGCTTATAAAGCTGTTGGAAATTCTGTCCGGGGAACGCTTGCCGCGACcaacgaaaggaaaaatgCGAATTCATTGTTTGGAAAACGTGGATAAAGCCCTGCAATTCTTGCGCGAGCAAAGGGTACATCTGGAGAACATGGGATCTCACGACATAGTCGATGGAAATCCTCGTTTGAGCTTGGGTCTCATCTGGACCATTATTCTCCGTTTCCAAATTCAGGATATCACTATCGAGGAAACGGACAATCAGGAAACGAAATCGGCGAAAGACGCTTTGCTTCTTTGGTGTCAGATGAAGACAGCCGGGTACCACAACGTGAACGTACGGAACTTTACCACGTCCTGGCGCGATGGCTTGGCTTTCAACGCGATCATTCACAAACATCGTCCCGACTTGATTCAGTTCGACAAGCTCTCGAAATCGAACGCCATTTACAATTTGAACAACGCGTTCAACGTGGCCGAGGATAAGCTCGGTCTCACGAAACTTCTCGATGCCGAGGATATATTCGTCGATCATCCGGACGAGAAATCGATCATCACCTACGTGGTAACGTACTATCATTActtctcgaaaatgaaacAGGAAACTGTTCAAGGTAAAAGGATAGGCAAAGTAGTCGGCATCGCGATGGAGAACGACCGCATGATACACGAATACGAAAGCTTGACTAGCGACTTGTTGCGCTGGATCGAGGGCACTATAGAGGCTCTGGGCGACCGTAGATTCGCCAATTCGCTGGTCGGCGTTCAATCGCAGCTTTCACAGTTCTCGAATTATCGTACCGTGGAAAAGCCGCCCAAGTTCGTCGAGAAAGGTAATCTCGAGGTGCTACTGTTTACTCTGCAGTCCAAGATGCGAGCGAACAATCAAAAGCCGTATACACCGAAGGAGGGCAAGATGATCGCGGACATTAACAAAGCATGGGAGAGGCTGGAGAAGGCCGAGCACGAGCGAGAGTTGGCTCTGCGCGAGGAATTGATCCGTCAGGAGAAGTTGGAGCAATTGGCAGCGAGGTTCAATCGAAAAGCCAGCATGCGAGAGACTTGGCTGTCCGAGAATCAACGGTTGGTCTCGCAAGATAATTTCGGTTTCGATCTTGCCGCGGTCGAGGCCGCGGCCAAGAAACACGAAGCCATCGAAACCGACATCTTCGCGTACGAGGAACGAGTTCAAGCGGTGATGGCTGTTTCGCAAGAACTCGAAGCCGAAAACTATCACGATATCGAGCGTATCAACGCGCGCAAGGATAACGTTCTGAGATTGTGGAATTATCTGATAGAATTGCTTCACGCTAGGAGAATGAGATTGGAATTGTCTTTGCAGTTACAACAGAACTTCCAGGAGATGCTGTACATCCTTGACAGCATGGAAGAGATAAAGATACGCTTGCTAACCGATGATTACGGAAAGCACTTGATGGGCGTGGAAGATCTTCTACAGAAGCATTCTCTCGTGGAAGCTGACATCAACGTTTTAGGGGAAAGAGTGAAAGCTGTCGTTCAGCAGAGTCAAAGGTTTTTGGAACACGGGGAAGGTTATCGGCCGTGTGACCCAACCATCATCGTCGAGCGCGTGCAGCAACTCGAAGACGCGTATGCCGAACTGGTCCGTTTGGCCGTTGAACGTCGAGCTAGGTTGGAGGAGTCTCGTAAACTTTGGCAGTTCTACTGGGACATGGCAGACGAGGAGAATTGGATAAAGGAGAAGGAACAAATTGTATCGACGGGAGATATTGGCCACGATCTGACGACTATAAACTTATTGCTGTCGAAACATAAAGCTTTGGAAAACGAAATCCAATCGCACGAACCGCAATTGATGTCCGTGGCCGCTGTTGGAGACGAGCTGGTTCGCCAGCAACACTTTGGCTCCGACCGCATCCAAGAAAGACTTGAAGAGATTCTGGGAATGTGGAATCATCTTCTAGATTTGGCTGCGTTCAGAAGAAAGCGTTTGGAGGAAGCTGTCGACTACCATCAATTGTTCGCAGATGCCGATGACATCGATATTTGGATGCTGGATACCCTGCGACTGGTTTCATCGGAAGACGTCGGTAGAGACGAAGCCAATGTTCAGTCGTTGTTGAAGAAGCACAAAGACGTCACGGACGAGCTTAAGAACTATGCTACCACCATCGATCAGCTTCATCAACAAGCGTCGGGGCTTGGGGAGCAAGACGCCAAGTCATCGGAAGTACTGGAGAGACTCGCTTCCATAGACTCGCGATACAAAGAACTGATGGAGCTGGCCAAGCTGCGCAAGCAAAGACTGTTGGATGCGTTGTCTTTGTATAAGCTGTTTAGCGAATCAGACGGAGTCGAGCAATGGATTGGTGAGAAAAATCGTATGTTGGAAACGATGGTTCCTGCCAAGGACATCGAAGACGTCGAGATCATGAAGCATCGGTACAACGGCTTCGAGAAAGAAATGTACGCGAATGCCTCGCGAGTTGCCGTCGTGAATCAACTGGCGAGACAATTGTTGCACGTCGAACATCCAAATTCCGAGCAAATAGTCGCTCGTCAGAACGAGCTGAACCAGAAGTGGGCCGAATTAAGGGACAAGGCGGAGAATAAACGCGACGAGCTGAATTCCGCTCACGGTGTTCAGACTTTCCACATCGAATGTCGCGAAACTGTTTCCTGGATCGAAGACAAGAAACGTATCCTCCAGCAAACCGATAGTCTCGAGATGGACTTGACCGGTGTTATGACTCTGCAGCGTCGACTGAGCGGAATGGAACGCGACTTGGCAGCTATACAGGCTAAATTGGATGCTTTGGAAATGGAGGCTCAAAACATTCAGCAGCAAAACTTGGAAGATCCAGAGATGATTCGCGAGAGAATTACGCAGATCCATACGATTTGGGAGCAGTTAACTCAGATGTTGAAAGAACGCGATGCCAAGTTAGAGGAAGCGGGTGATTTGCACAGATTCTTGAGAGACCTCGATCACTTCCAGACCTGGCTGACCAAGACGCAAACGGACGTTGCCAGCGAGGACACTCCGACCACCTTGGCCGATGCCGAGAAACTATTAACGCAGCATCAGAACATCAAGGAAGAAATCGACAACTACACCGATGATTATCAGAAGATGATGGAGTACGGCGAGAGGTTGACCAGCGAGGCGGGTGACGGTGATACACAGTACATGTTCCTGAGAGAAAGATTGAACGCTTTGAAAATGGGTTGGGAGGAATTGCATCAAATGTGGTACAATCGGCAAATCTTGTTGTCGAACTCGTTGAATCTACAGGTCTTCGATCGCGACGCTCGCCAGGCAGAGGTGCTTTTGTCTCAGCAAGAACACATTCTCGCCAAGGACGAAACGCCAACCAATTTCGAACAGGCGGAGCATATGATCAAGCGTCACGAGGCCTTTATGACGACGATGGATGCGAACGATGAGAAAATCAACTCTGTCGTGCAATTCGCCGGAAGACTTGTCGACGAGGGTCACTTCGCGGCTGACAAAGTCAAAAAGAAGGCAGAGAACATCAACGATCGTCGCCGTATCAATCGCGAGAAGGCCAATCAGTATATGGAGAAGCTGAAAGATCAACTGCAATTGCAAATGTTCTTGCAGGACTGCGAAGAATTGGGCGAGTGGGTGCAGGAGAAGCATATCACGGCCCAGGATGAAACTTATAGAAGCGCGAAAACCGTGCACAGTAAATGGACGAGACATCAAGCCTTCGAGGCGGAGATCGCGAGCAACAAGGACCGTCTGCAGCAGTTGCAACAGGCCGccgaagaattaattaaacagaaacCGGATTTGGCCGAGATCATCAAACCCAAGGTGGCCGAATTGGCCGATCAGTTCGAGGAACTTGAAACCACCACTCACGATAAAGGAGAACGTCTGTTCGATGCCAATCGGGAGGTTCTCATACACCAGACTTGCGACGACATCGATTCTTGGATGAACGAGCTGGAGAAACAGATCGAGAGTACCGACACTGGTTCCGACTTGGCATCCGTCAACATCTTGATGCAGAAACAACAAATGATCGAGACGCAAATGGCGGTAAAGGCGCGACAGGTGACAGAGCTCGATAAACAGGCAGAACATTTGCAACGTACCGTTCCCGATGATAAGATGGAAGAGATTAAATGCAAGAAGGAGAAGGTCGCGCAGAGATTCGCTCAATTGAAGGCGCCTCTGATCGATCGCCAGCGTCATCtcgagaagaagaaggaggcGTTCCAATTTAGGCGCGACGTGGAGGATGAGAAACTCTGGATCGCTGAGAAGATGCCGCAGGCTACCAGTACGGAGTACGGGAACTCTTTGTTCAACGTGCATAtgttgaaaaagaagaacCAGTCTCTCCGCACGGAAATCGAGAATCACGAGCCTAGGATCAACTTGGTATGCAATAATGGACAGAAACTGATCGACGAGGAACACGAAGACAGCCCCGAGTTCCGAAAACTTATATCCGAGTTGACCGAAAAATGGAAGGAGTTGAAGGATGCCGTGGACGATAGAAACAAGCATCTGCTTCAAAACGAGAAGGCTCAGCAGTACTTCTTCGACGCAACCGAGGCCGAGTCCTGGATGAGCGAACAAGAACTGTACATGATGGTGGAAGATCGTGGCAAGGACGAAATTTCTGCTCAGAATCTGATGAAGAAACACGAATCGTTGGAGCACGCCGTTGAAGACTACGCGGAGACGATCCGTCAGCTGGGAGAAACGGCCAGGCAGCTTATCAACGATCAGCATCCTTTGGCTGATCAGATTGCCGTTAAACAGTCACAGGTGGATAAGTTGTACGCCGGATTGAAAGATCTGGCTGGCGAACGACGAGCCAAGTTGGACGAGGCGCTTCAGCTGTTCATGCTTAACAGAGAGGTGGATGATCTGGAACAATGGATCGCGGAGAGAGAATTGGTCGCGGGAAGCCACGAGTTGGGCCAGGATTATGATCACGTGACGCTCTTGTGGGAGAGATTCAAAGAGTTCGCTCGAGACACGGAAGCGATAGGCTCCGAGAGAGTTGCAGCGGTGAATGGCATCGCAGATTCGTTGATCGCAGCTGGCCATTCCGACGCAGCGACTATCGCCGAATGGAAGGATGGCTTGAACGAGGTCTGGCAAGACTTGCTCGAGCTGATCGAGACGCGTACGCAAATGCTGCAAGCTAGCCGCGAGCTGCACAAGTTCTTCCACGATTGTAAGGATGTGCTGGGCAGAATTCTGGAAAAACAAAACGCCATGTCCGACGATCTTGGTCGCGACGCTGGCTCTGTGTCTGCTCTTCAACGAAAGCACGGTAATTTCATGCAAGATCTGTCCACGCTGCAGAGTCAAGTATCGCAGATCCAGGAGGAATCTGCTAAGCTGCAAGCAAGCTACGCCGGCGACAAGGCCAGGGAGATAACAAACCGCGAGGGAGAAGTTGTGGCTTCGTGGAACAATCTCCAGTCGCTCTGCGACGAAAGAAGAGCGAAATTAGAGGACACCGGCGATCTATTCCGCTTCTTCAACATGGTCAGAACTCTAATGATCTGGATGGATGACGTCGTGCGTCAAATGAACACCTCTGAGAAGCCTCGTGACGTCGCTGGTGTCGAGCTTCTGATGAACAATCATCAGAGTTTGAAGGCTGAGATCGACGCCAGAGAGGACAACTTAATGGCGTGTATTAATCTAGGAAAGGACTTATTAGCTAGGAACCATTATGCCAGTACTCAAATCAAGGAAAAATTGGCAGCTCTCACTGATCATAGAAACGCATTGCTGCATAGATGGGAAGAACGTTGGGAGAACTTGCAGCTCA TTCTGGAAGTCTATCAATTCGCCAGGGATGCCGCGGTCGCTGAGGCATGGCTAATTGCTCAAGAACCATATCTTATGAGCCAAGAACTTGGT CACACGATCGATGAAGTTGAGAATCTAATTAAGAAACATGAAGCATTCGAAAAGTCGGCAGCTGCACAAGAGGAAAGGTTCAGTGCCTTGCATCGACTCACCACG TTTGAGTTGAAAGAGTTGAAGAGAAGAGAACAGGAGcgagaggaagaagagaaacgtAAGAAAGAAGAAGCAGCAGCAGCCGAGGCAGCTCGATTAGCTAAAGCAACGCCGGTAACTAGTCCAGATGAACCGCCCAGTGAAAG aGCCGAAGCTGATGGTGTAACTAGTGGAGAACGTCCTGCCGGCGAAGACGAATCACATG TGCATGCTCAGAAACCTGCACGTCTATCTATGCGAGGAGAAGCAACACCATCCGCTACTTCCTCACCCATGAAATCTGCACAAGGTCTATCCAGTCCAACAA CTCCAAAAGGTGGAAGCGGTTCCGAGTCTGGTACTTTAAGACGTAAGGAACGTAGTCGCAGCAAGTCGCCATTCAGAAGTTTCCGCTGGAGAAAATCTGCCAAGTCGCCGAGTTTAGATCGCAGTGGCGTGAGTGACGATGAACGCAGCATTTCCG AGCAACGAAGTCCTACCGATGACGAATTCGAAGGCGTGTTGCAAAGAAAACACGAATGGGAGAGCACAACAAAGAAGGCGTCCAATCGGTCCTGGCACAAGGTGTACATGGTTGTTCGTGGCCAAAGTTTGTGCGTATATACGGACCAAAAATCGTACAAAGCAGCTCCTGATCAATCGTACAAGGGAGAAAGTCCTCTCGATCTGAGAGGTGCAACTATTACCGTAGCGAACGATTACACCAAGAAGAAACACGTCTTCCGAGTAAA ATCGCAAAGCGGATCCGACTTCCTGTTCCAGGCCAAAGACGATGCTGAGATGAACGAATGGGTTACAATGCTGAATCAAGCAGCACAGGGTGCATCAGGTGCAAGTACGTCCAGGGCACATACTTTGCCCGCGCCCACACAAGCCGAAACCAAGCGGCGTAGCTTCTTCACTCTCAAGAAAAA CTAA